The Anopheles coluzzii chromosome 2, AcolN3, whole genome shotgun sequence genome window below encodes:
- the LOC120952685 gene encoding 39S ribosomal protein L55, mitochondrial, with protein sequence MQFTKILARLSLNSNSSLARGLSSNTAAIVKVHRSIYARRYPTMMVLPDGATINLSYHEPRRIIKLPLDLSLLSEAERKARIEKRKPKQKIRIDDDVEDTFSANKYLKYMKKK encoded by the exons ATGCAgtttacaaaaatattggcCAGATTGAGTTTAAACTCAAACAGCAGCCTGGCACGCGGCCTGTCGTCCAACACAGCGGCAATAGTGAAGGTGCACCGTAGCATCTACGCCCGGCGCTATCCCACCATGATGGTGCTGCCCGATGGTGCGACCATCAACCTCAGCTATCACGAACCAAGAAGGATCATTAAG ctGCCGCTTGACCTAAGCCTGCTGTCAGAAGCGGAACGTAAAGCGCGCATCGAAAAGCGTAAACCAAAGCAGAAGATTCGCATCGATGACGATGTGGAGGATACATTTAGCGCGAACAAATATCTAAAGTATATGAAGAAGAAATAG